The DNA window TAAAATCTTGTACAACGTTGCCACGAacgaataattttcatttttaattttctttttacattTTGTACGGAGTAGGGACCTATAGTCGAGTGCTTACACAGCCACAGAACAAAATTTGAAAGGCAATGTCAAAAGTTGTTAGGCCTATTGATTTCAACAGTTTTTTCTTGGACTGCAAAAGTAATTATACCAAGACAAAGGAGGCCTTTTACGGTAGTGTTTTTGACAGCCCTTGATAAATGATTACCatattacttaattaaagaaaatgggTAAGTAGGTACGTCCTACAACCTACTTATTCATTCTAATGTTTTACTTACCGTATTCACAACTTGATGATAATATAAGATAAAGATTCTATTAAGAATTTCGTCTAATCTTGTTTTCAtataaaagaaaccccatattaatatcttacaacgtttaatcgaTTTAGCATATCTCATTACAACGTAGCTCATTccaaactcaaacatcaatctatctgaacttatagcaCAGTGCTAATTtactacaaagagataacttcttcaatcttcttGACACTGCCGTCTGTACTCCTCTGTACCTCTATTTTCCCCGCCATTTTATAggaccttcctttttgatctgggttcctgtcattttgaatttacactcctacttataccgaccacagattatgcataattttgaccggTCTAAACGAAGATATCTTTCTTCTTTAACCAATTAATGTACAAAGGAAGATTTGCTAACACatagatatatatttctaaACCTACTTTTATTGCAAAGATCAACGAAGAATTGGTGTGCAGCGGATTATCGGCAATCTCCGTAAAACACGACAGTGTCGTCCAATGTATGAGCATGTCCTATGCTTGTGAGAAGATGCAGGTTCCATCCGGACTCGTTAaggtattctatttttttttttaataataacacaatcctaactaatattataaatgcgatactgtgtgtgtttgtttgtcctccttcctttacgccctggcaacaaacaaaccaacatgAATTTTAGCAcacaggcaggggacaaaaatgATATGCccagattatatcccctgacaagggatacaattaacgtgtccacttactaaagcacgggaacagggaataggagaagtttactcgcGTTTATTATGACACAAAGTTTGTTTCCACAAATTCCCATCGACAAGCCTTatcataagtaggtatacctagTGCCGGGAAAATCCCAACGAGTCACAGTTCCAAATTCCCCTACCAACTTGGCCAACGTTATGTACCTACCAACATTAAAACTAACGTAACATTCCGGGGCTCTGTTTTATTAGTATGTAGGTAATGGTTTAATAAATTGAGCCCAACTACCGGCAAAGCAAAATTACCGCAAAAATATTTACGTACGCTTCGATTACTCCATAGCCTTCCGACTTTGGCTACACCTTCACTTTATGAACTGCAATAATTCATAAAACTGATTGATTTGATCTGTCTTCGGGCTGTTATGAGGGACTGATTGGATTCACCTCAGATGTTCAGCTACCTAGCTTGAGACGGTAACTACTTGCCTAGTCCCtacatatatttgtttttaaactgtgagttttattttatctcttaCGAATACTTAGCACCGAAATTCATTTCGTTCGCTGCACCGTCCTGACCTGAAGCGTGTGCCGTACCTTCGCCGCATGACACCAGATGAGCTCGAGACGCTGTTTCGCGGCTTCGCTGATCTTCCGGTGCACTTTGACAAAAATGGTTTGCACTTATAcgaaatacttaatttaattttcagatACAGATACAGTATACTTATCTATACCAAGCGAAGAGCGCTTtactgtacctacctactacctgTGTTGTTTATTAAAGAGGGATGCCATACCTTTTCATGAGGGCGCTTGATTTGGTGttcttggtttaaaaaaaagcataagaAGACATACTACCGGTTCTTCAGATTGCGTCGATGGATTCAACTGCAATGCTTGTGGCCGTAAATGTCACTCGCGCATCGGCTTATTTAGCTATACAAGTGACGCTTGGACAGTGTTTGAATCGTCTCAAGAGGTATAGGCCTATAATAAAACGCTGTAAATGTGTGTGGAAACTGAAAGCGCAGGAGTTCTCAGTAGTCAGTACCGTCAGAAATACACGCTTCGCTACTGCTACTACCTAACTGTATGTAGTTGTACGATAACTGTAACATTATGGAGAGGCATATTCGCCCAGGGAATCAtctcttaaaataaagattaaataagAAAACGCTTAGTTGTGAAAGGGTAGGTAAAGCCGAAAAAAAAGGGATCGTGCTGTTAGGGCCAACATCTCCTCGGAGCACTTCCTTGTTCTTACTTTAGGTatctattcattttaaaaagcCCAGTCGCCATTCATCGCTTCGTTGTCTCAATACCAGTCATGATTTGAGAACCAATACATTCTTTTATGAAGATAACTGACATATCATTGGTCAATACTTGTATTCTTCTCTAGATCCATGGCGCATACTACGTTACATCTGTATCGTAATAGGCATTGGGGTCCTTTTTAAGATACAATATATTTTCAGATATTCAAAAAGTAGAAACTCGCCCCGCTGTGTTACCTTCTTCATTGCCTGATGAGAGAATTGTACCAAGAAATGTGGGAGAGAAAAAGACGGTTCATTCAAAAGACAGtgcgtacctacctaattaaacATGTAGCATTGTTGTAAGTAGTTATATACGTTCTTCCCGTTGCCCCGATCCCGTGCTCTTAGTACGATTacagtataattattttcataattgttttgttaatatatgCTGCCTGCTTTCTTCGTtcgcgtttgttacggttttttgaAATCCCGTGGATacagttttttttcctaatgtagtaatatatattactgGCCGTCCGTTTAACTAACTCGCGAAATGcgaaaattaaagttgattGGCTGCTTgcttagggcgtaaaggaaggacaaacaaacaaatgcaaCAAATTAGTAAGGATCACACTGCTGGACCTCTCTAATAGGAGAGGTTTAAGAGCATCATCCTGCTCCATTTTGTTACGACCATTAAATTACAGtaaatacagaatcctcattcagccattattgtatgcagtgcattgtgtccaaacacagtgaaaacgccccgcgcacgtctcactttacacacGTGGAATGatactagctcacaaacttatatccattttcacattttacggtgaacgcttagaacattagaggtaaaataattactgtcatctgctaaatggtattaAGTGACTTTCAGTTAGtttgagaaaccattctaaagtggagtggtctttcaatatatgtacctactagtaCTTGTATAGTACTTAATTCAGTGGTTACGAAATTAATAGCTCGCGATAACTTATCAACAGACATCGATGGCTTGCTCCATCCAATACCAGAAAAAAGGTCACGTACAGAGGATGTGCCAGATGGTATGATGCTGCATGGCACTCGTGCCCGTCTTTATACGTCCGTCCTGGCTGGAGCTAAAGCTGGTGATCAGTTGGAGTAAGTAACTATgtatacattaaagattttgacgtgacaacgtcttataaattggtttgccgggtgacacttcaagaaactgcgttacgctccgctcacgttatgcgctttcaatgagagcgagtgagaggcacgcgcccgcctaagagcgagagagacagatataaaaagtgaaaggcacgcgtccctttgtagtaaacgctgtttcattgtacgcaaatgtattgcaaatgtattgcaatatgaaattcagtgcgagattctttgtataaattaatgttttaaatataattctttgtataaataaatgttttaaattgttactattatttcatccttcttcctactatacgaatgaatattcacattaaaattattttaccactcaaagtcgttgtcacgtaaaacttttgcccgtataccgactttacaggcaaccaatttttttttttttaaaagaccaAAAACGATCCGGTCTCCTGGGGTTTGGCCCTCATTAATAAGCGTGGCAAGGTTAATGAGGCCAAACCAGTGgacaaatgttttaaaatctcGTGTTTTTAGACCACTTTTTAGACCTTCCTCCACTACCttcccagcacggctagcatgggcaggagacaactaTCTCTccggagaaaggataaaaatgtatcttctcccacaaatttatcaactctcagagcactggcttgtaacacaagtggaaataatatccaaataatatacgtgtaataataaacgggggtagaCTTCACCTATTTCATGTTCCCGTACTATAGCAGGCGGGCACATTAATTAAATCAGGAGACAATTTcctatatccccggggaaagtatataaatttatcttctcccacagctttatcaactctcagagcactggcgcacaagtggaaataatatccatataacatatgtgtattaataaacgggggtaaacttctcctatgtTCCAgtgattatatcccttgtcaggggatacagtcgggggatataacttttatctcccgcccgtgctagccctgcaggggatATAGTCGGGGGATACACTTTTTATCTCCTGACTGTGCCAGCCCTGATGCGAAGGGTGTGGGGGAGCACCAATTGCATCCTGAAGATGATTGCTGGCAGGTTACTGCAGGTATGTGAGTCACTGCTGTGCTATTTCAAATGGATTGGAGCGACCGTGATTCGCAGATTCAACCACAAGGCAGACAGCGTtctcgtatttttatttaagcttttATAGGTATATACCCAATCACTgtctttagtttttgttttggttGAATACAGATTTCTATTTTCACAGTAACGCAACACCAAATGAAGAGTACGACACGCGGGTACCAGACGAGATCGTTCCAGAAGACGAGATCCAGCTAAATGAGGAACTACAAATTATTCTCCCTCCGCGCTGCGATGACGACACTGCGGACTCTTCCATTACCAGTTCAGAAACTATAACCGCTTGAAAATTTGCATtaccaactttattttttagaacAATACTCTTTTGCGTATCCCAGATTCCAAATCCAAGCAAAGACAAACTATTTTACCAGTGCAAAACTATTCtagtcaaattaaatttaaaatatacctacaatttAAAAAGTACAAGCCTACTCACTCTGTGAGTAATGTAGCGCATGAAGATATTCCTAAAGCGTAAAAAATCGCGCCGATGGGTGAAGAAGCTTAaacaaaaatcaagaaaaagAATTGGTAAGCTAATGATGTATTTATATTGGATGATTAGCGAATTCCTTgattgaaattttaacaaacttGTCGgcatgataaaattattagaacTAAAAAGCTAAAATAGGGCTAGAATGTAATAGGAAGGTTAATTAATAAAGGCAGCTTTAAATACATCACTAATGTTTAATTGCGCGAATTTAATCAGACGCGAATGCTAAGGAGAATGaaaatcatacccctaatcggtttctacgcgaacactaaatcgcttagcggcacgtctttgtcggtagcgtggtaactagccacggccaaagcctcccaccagaccagaaaatttccaaatttctcgtgccaggaatcgaacccggaacctcctaatAAAATTCACAGCTCTCACCGTTGTGCacgggaggtcgtcaaaatgagTATTTGTGTTCCGTCATCTTGAGCGTACGACTACGTCACGCATCCCTTTTTCCCACATTTCCTATACCATGCCAGATGccagaattttaataatgtacccTTTCGAAACATAACAAAACTTGTTTCACCACCTTCTGCCAAATGTCGGTTAGCCTAAAAGTAAGTTTTGTCACTTCCTTGCTTTGTAGCAAACGacaaaggcaaaaaaaaaaccgacacttATCAGGTGTTAAAACACGCCATTAAAGTTTTCTTATTCTATGGATAGGAATAAAAACTCTTATTATAAGTGTGAATTTATATTGAATAACtttctacaaatattatacaGCAGACTGCAACTCAACCACATGCCGTTCTATATAATTTACAACCAGCCAATCAACTGGAACTGATTTAAAATCATTAATCATACATTTTCATACCAGTCAGTGCTTAATCATTGCaatattaccaaaaaaaaaatataacactaaatactttttataaaatctcATAATCTTTTGTGAACTCAATTCCTAGGACCAGAACAGACTGACATGTGAACTAAACCACAACTGACCACATAAATTAACCTAAAGGCTAACCTTCAAATAAACTCAAGTTTCATATAGTTTTGTGTGGTTTTTGAATagcaatagtaataattatgttattctTCATAGACTTGATCTGGTTATGGATATTTCAGAGTATACTAATCCATTACACTACACATTGACGTTGAAGGTGGAAAATGACGGCAGGTTATGGACATACGCTAAATTAAACGTTACGctacgtaacgtaacgtaacgtacgCTAAGTCAATCAGAGACTCACTTGTTTTGTAAATTAGCTGAAGTCTAATAATTaaagctatttttaaataataacattatttatttaatagcaacTCTGAAAGTAGGTaccattgtttttttacaacaaaaactaCTGTTtgcacatttataacataatactGTCGAAAACGTGCGGTGTATTTTCGTGCATGCCCAGCCTTACTTAGTTCACCTGTCAGCCCGGACAAGACCTTATTCAGCACTTCGTAACAGACAAACTTTAGATCGGCCGATAATTTAGTCGAATGATAATACGCGTTGGACCTGAAGGTTCTGTGAAATTtcgacattaattattttccgcTGTAGAATTTTAACtctattgataataatgataccAAATTCTAAATTCGACTGACTTGCTTTCAAACTAATGCACGGTCTAGTACCAATACTGGAAAACAGAATTTGCAATGCCGCTCTTGCAATTCCATagaaatcgtagttaactttctcGCGATAGGATGTCTCATACTAGGGACTCACTATCGGTCAACTCTGCCGAGGTTTTTGCAAACCAAACAAATCTGAATATCCGTCAACTGTCGTAGTTAAGCTAGCTATACACGATGCTTATACATCGCAGCGATTTTTGAGTGCAAATCAATCTCCGGAATATAAAACAACTGCCACGgtcgcaataaaaaaaaaatcattgggAACCAAGGCGGTCGACGTCCAATCTTGGGAGTTTTGAAAGTAGTAAGCGAGTTAGATTTACATTGTGCAATTTAAAAATGCCACTGTATAACTTTACGTGTGCAAATTAGCGTTACAACAAAGCAATTAATCAGTGCAGTGATGTATGCTCAGGTTTCTACTGTAATCCTAATATAATCCCTAGTGCAATAATGGATCGCACTAGGACCACGAGTAAACGCTAAACTATTGGCCGATCAAAAAGCCTGTCCTTTACGAAGCTGTAAGCGTTAACTTAAGcgctttaataaatttacatttgaCCTACTttgataataacatttttaataaatcttaacgGAGTTACTTACGGAGTACAAACCAAAACAAGCTTACAATTTTGGAACTAAAGTAAGTCAGGCGATCTGATATccgttttatattttcaatgtatCTGTAATCTGTTCATAAGTTGCTTCGCAATGTTATttgtatggtatttttttaacaataacagCGTTGCTAAGATCTGTAGATTTCGGATAGATTGAATGTAGAAAATGGACATAAGTCACCCAGATCAAGTTTTGGTAGGTAACCCCCTTTAATATGCAAAATATACATAGAAAGAGGTGCTGAAtttcttcagttttttttttttggttaattgGACGATCTTGATGTAAAACTGCTAGGTTATatttaatcttttaaataaagtaattacaaaaataaatgaaaatagtcTTTTAAGGCTGCGTCGATAGGTGGTTCAAACGGAATTCTCGTTAGGCTTGTCCTGAGACTAACAcagtcaataattattatccatTCAAAGGATTTTTTGCGTGAAGTAGTTTCGCATTCAAAATACGATACATCTAGATATTTTCATTAGTCTCTGATATTGGTGACAATTTAATGGTACCCACTAAACTTAATTGACAGTTCCAAAAATTTGACTATGCTGCAGAACGCTCCGTAAAAAGGGCAGATCTGTCAATACAGTCTACTTTTGTGGGCCCCATTGTGACGTAAAATTTTCACCTGACTATAACTTTAGGTCACAAA is part of the Pararge aegeria chromosome 2, ilParAegt1.1, whole genome shotgun sequence genome and encodes:
- the LOC120632307 gene encoding uncharacterized protein LOC120632307, which codes for MQLIHDHSPSVHLKDFKFSNIGNMNANIRPPSSHNIEVKEKISSDAALFLMNPVASGDNMLTGVNNGQKIKDELLSPLLVPCCEGKELQINEELVCSGLSAISVKHDSVVQCMSMSYACEKMQVPSGLVKHRNSFRSLHRPDLKRVPYLRRMTPDELETLFRGFADLPVHFDKNDIQKVETRPAVLPSSLPDERIVPRNVGEKKTVHSKDNIDGLLHPIPEKRSRTEDVPDGMMLHGTRARLYTSVLAGAKAGDQLDNATPNEEYDTRVPDEIVPEDEIQLNEELQIILPPRCDDDTADSSITSSETITA